The Planococcus donghaensis genome contains a region encoding:
- a CDS encoding ABC transporter substrate-binding protein, which yields MKRSLLLTSGFLSGALFLTGCAGESNSGTEGEEDRTKISFIHWRGEDKAVLDDLIAQFEEENPAVSVEMTIYPSEQYQATGQRLLQDGSTGDVFTSFPGAQFEAIASAGLFEDLSGEDFVSNFDEELISVGQKDGAQLALPYQLVFNMPVYNKGMFEELGLEVPKSWSEFQTMADTLLENDITPIAFPGADIGPNQFMNSMMMNNAPDEDVFEKLQNGEESLTNEWWVKTLEDFQLLEQKSYIQKDALGTSQDSAMAMVANEEAAMLATGSYHMSALLDLNPDLELDLMAPITVEESEAMYEGINTATFMLAVNSKSEKKEQAKEFIAFLSQPEIASQYANETGQHLTINDVEYESEVLQNTAYWIDERKTRFQPRFLITNAQIEAAVLSSIENVLGGAEPMEAAKEAQQIVDENRD from the coding sequence ATGAAACGTTCTTTACTTCTAACTTCCGGATTTTTATCTGGAGCGCTATTTCTCACAGGCTGTGCAGGTGAAAGCAATTCGGGTACTGAAGGAGAGGAAGATCGCACGAAAATTAGTTTTATCCATTGGCGCGGCGAGGATAAAGCAGTATTAGATGATCTTATTGCTCAATTCGAAGAAGAAAACCCTGCTGTTTCCGTAGAAATGACCATTTATCCATCTGAACAATATCAAGCTACCGGTCAACGTCTGTTGCAAGATGGTTCAACAGGTGACGTCTTCACCTCCTTCCCAGGAGCTCAGTTCGAAGCAATTGCTAGCGCTGGGTTGTTTGAAGATTTAAGCGGAGAAGATTTTGTTTCCAATTTTGATGAAGAATTGATTAGTGTTGGTCAAAAAGATGGGGCTCAGCTAGCGTTACCTTATCAATTGGTCTTCAATATGCCCGTTTACAACAAAGGCATGTTTGAAGAGCTTGGTCTTGAAGTTCCAAAAAGCTGGAGTGAATTTCAAACAATGGCTGATACTCTTTTAGAAAATGATATTACTCCAATTGCCTTTCCGGGTGCAGATATTGGCCCGAACCAATTTATGAACAGTATGATGATGAATAATGCACCTGATGAAGATGTTTTCGAAAAACTTCAAAATGGTGAAGAATCTTTAACAAATGAGTGGTGGGTGAAAACTTTAGAAGATTTCCAGCTACTTGAACAAAAGTCTTATATTCAAAAAGATGCACTAGGCACTTCACAAGATTCGGCAATGGCGATGGTCGCTAACGAAGAAGCTGCCATGCTAGCAACGGGTTCTTATCATATGTCAGCTTTACTTGACTTAAACCCTGACCTCGAACTTGATTTGATGGCGCCAATTACAGTAGAAGAAAGCGAAGCGATGTACGAGGGCATTAACACAGCGACTTTCATGCTTGCGGTTAATAGCAAATCAGAGAAAAAAGAACAAGCAAAAGAATTTATCGCTTTTCTTAGCCAGCCTGAAATCGCCTCACAATATGCTAATGAAACAGGTCAACATTTAACGATTAATGATGTTGAATATGAATCTGAAGTGTTGCAAAATACAGCTTATTGGATTGACGAAAGAAAAACACGTTTCCAGCCCCGATTCTTGATTACGAATGCTCAAATTGAAGCTGCTGTTTTAAGTTCTATTGAAAACGTTCTCGGTGGAGCAGAGCCAATGGAAGCTGCAAAAGAAGCGCAACAGATTGTAGACGAAAATAGGGATTAA
- the hisC gene encoding histidinol-phosphate transaminase: MTSSSKITARKTLDKIQPYSPGKPIWEVQKELGLDRVVKLASNENPLGPSPKAVAAIQNGLAGLNRYPDADASALKKAIGEKYQVTPKQVITTNGADELITLISEAFLEAGDEVIVPSPSFSEYDFGAHIMGATVVPVQFKEGFEYDVDALISAVTEKTKIIYICTPNNPTGTYIPKSDLDKLVNALDDVLVVIDAAYDHFADASDYTNGVEYVNAGYPVVTLETFSKIYGIAGVRVGFGIAPEAIIQSILKVKEPFNVNTLAQLAATAAVGDAEHVKTSQETNKAGRQQLYTAFDELGLTYIESMANFVLVQIGEDGENLYKQLMAKGVIVRHGKIWGLPDYVRVSVGTEEENQFFIDALTSLVVKQA, encoded by the coding sequence ATGACAAGCTCAAGTAAAATCACAGCACGTAAAACATTAGACAAAATTCAGCCGTACTCACCAGGAAAGCCGATTTGGGAAGTGCAAAAAGAGTTAGGGTTAGACCGTGTCGTCAAGTTAGCGTCTAACGAAAATCCGTTAGGTCCATCACCTAAAGCAGTAGCAGCTATCCAAAACGGATTAGCAGGATTAAACCGTTACCCGGATGCAGATGCGAGTGCATTAAAAAAAGCGATTGGTGAAAAATATCAGGTAACACCAAAACAAGTGATTACAACCAACGGAGCAGATGAATTGATCACATTAATCTCTGAGGCTTTTCTTGAAGCAGGGGACGAAGTAATTGTTCCATCTCCTTCATTTAGTGAATACGACTTCGGAGCACATATTATGGGCGCTACCGTGGTACCTGTTCAATTTAAAGAAGGTTTCGAGTATGATGTAGACGCATTGATTTCAGCCGTTACGGAAAAAACGAAGATTATTTACATTTGTACGCCAAACAACCCAACAGGGACATATATTCCGAAATCGGATTTGGATAAGTTAGTCAATGCACTTGATGATGTATTAGTAGTGATTGATGCAGCTTACGATCATTTTGCAGATGCATCAGATTACACAAATGGTGTGGAATATGTGAATGCAGGGTACCCAGTTGTCACGTTGGAGACGTTCTCAAAAATTTACGGCATTGCTGGTGTACGCGTTGGTTTCGGAATTGCGCCTGAAGCGATTATTCAATCCATTTTAAAAGTAAAAGAGCCATTTAACGTCAATACATTAGCGCAACTTGCAGCGACCGCAGCCGTTGGAGATGCTGAACACGTTAAAACTTCACAAGAAACCAATAAAGCAGGCCGCCAGCAATTATACACAGCTTTTGACGAGCTTGGATTAACGTATATTGAAAGCATGGCTAACTTCGTGTTAGTACAAATTGGAGAAGATGGAGAAAACTTATACAAACAACTAATGGCTAAAGGTGTCATTGTTCGCCACGGGAAAATTTGGGGATTGCCTGATTACGTCCGAGTTTCCGTTGGGACAGAAGAAGAAAACCAATTCTTCATTGATGCGTTAACAAGTTTAGTAGTAAAACAAGCGTAG
- a CDS encoding GNAT family N-acetyltransferase yields MEIIQQNAPDDREFIRKKVIEHNMANLSAEAKSPIEQMNFIVRNEEGEIVGGITTTSFWKSLHIDFLWVAPSMRGQRVAEKLMAQVEAYAHSKKYRVMIVDTFSFQAPEFYKKQGFMEFGRVNDHPEGHSHHYFEKWLVDPTEIKKH; encoded by the coding sequence ATGGAAATTATTCAACAAAATGCGCCAGATGACCGTGAGTTTATACGGAAAAAAGTGATTGAACACAACATGGCTAATTTATCTGCAGAAGCCAAATCTCCAATTGAGCAAATGAATTTTATTGTGCGCAACGAGGAAGGGGAGATTGTAGGGGGGATTACGACTACAAGCTTCTGGAAAAGCTTACATATCGATTTTTTGTGGGTAGCTCCTTCAATGAGAGGTCAGCGCGTGGCAGAAAAGCTAATGGCTCAAGTGGAGGCTTATGCACACAGCAAAAAATACAGAGTAATGATTGTTGATACATTCAGTTTTCAAGCACCTGAATTTTATAAGAAGCAAGGTTTCATGGAATTTGGGCGAGTGAACGATCACCCAGAAGGACATAGCCATCATTATTTTGAAAAGTGGCTTGTTGATCCTACTGAGATTAAAAAGCACTAA
- a CDS encoding SurA N-terminal domain-containing protein has protein sequence MMKKMTFALVPFLLLLTLSACTDDEKASKEKSEPETTKQSGATTPAAYTLELPEKEEVVVIVNGEEILGKVYNSVARQLEATLAAQGQSVSDAESAELLKEQALSVLVGNHVILQDAEEKGYQADDATVKERLTELKEQFETEEAMNAALNETGFTLEEMELQLREQLVYEQYVAEEVEVDKVTDEEVKKAYEDFVASSEAEAPPLEKMEPTIRQSLVGQKTQDAVFAKIEELKKSAKIEVNI, from the coding sequence ATGATGAAGAAAATGACATTCGCATTGGTCCCGTTCTTATTATTACTAACACTAAGTGCATGCACTGATGATGAAAAAGCATCAAAAGAAAAATCCGAGCCTGAAACAACCAAGCAATCAGGCGCTACAACTCCTGCAGCCTATACACTTGAGTTGCCCGAAAAAGAAGAGGTTGTGGTTATCGTAAATGGAGAAGAGATTTTAGGAAAAGTTTATAATAGTGTGGCACGTCAGCTTGAAGCTACACTAGCTGCTCAAGGACAATCGGTTTCCGACGCGGAAAGTGCAGAACTTCTAAAAGAACAAGCTTTGTCTGTATTAGTTGGCAATCACGTGATTTTGCAAGATGCAGAGGAAAAAGGCTATCAAGCTGATGATGCAACAGTTAAAGAACGCCTAACAGAATTGAAAGAACAGTTTGAAACAGAAGAAGCAATGAACGCCGCATTAAACGAAACCGGATTTACACTAGAAGAAATGGAATTGCAACTACGCGAACAATTGGTATATGAACAATATGTTGCAGAAGAAGTCGAAGTGGATAAAGTAACTGACGAAGAAGTCAAAAAAGCATATGAAGACTTTGTAGCATCTTCTGAAGCAGAAGCCCCACCTCTAGAAAAAATGGAGCCAACAATCCGTCAGTCGCTAGTAGGACAAAAAACACAAGATGCGGTATTCGCCAAAATTGAAGAGTTGAAAAAATCAGCCAAAATCGAAGTCAACATATAA
- a CDS encoding cell wall hydrolase → MKKLKVLIFALFTMVFLGFSQTSAEAHAPNLHIGVSGDGVKELQTKLKKLGYFNTSATGYYGPITQNAVIEFQRDFNVAATGFTGPLTRARLAEVDMMAHVVNGEARGESYTGQVAVAAVILNRIDSAKFPNSTYNVIFQRNAFTAVNDGQYNYEPNASAYQAVRAAVKGSDPSLGATYYYNPRGVTDTWIFSRTTITKIGKHVFAK, encoded by the coding sequence ATGAAAAAGTTAAAAGTTTTGATCTTTGCTTTATTTACAATGGTGTTTCTAGGTTTTTCTCAAACCTCTGCTGAAGCGCATGCCCCAAATTTACATATCGGTGTTTCTGGAGATGGTGTAAAAGAACTTCAAACTAAACTAAAAAAATTAGGTTATTTTAACACCTCTGCTACCGGCTATTATGGACCTATAACTCAAAATGCAGTAATCGAATTTCAGCGGGACTTTAATGTAGCTGCTACGGGTTTCACGGGCCCGTTAACACGTGCTCGACTTGCAGAAGTTGATATGATGGCACATGTAGTAAATGGGGAAGCGCGAGGAGAAAGCTATACCGGACAAGTAGCAGTAGCGGCTGTCATTTTGAACCGTATTGATTCGGCTAAATTCCCAAATAGTACGTACAATGTCATTTTTCAGCGCAATGCATTTACGGCTGTAAATGACGGACAATACAATTACGAACCAAATGCTTCGGCCTATCAAGCTGTAAGGGCTGCTGTGAAAGGGTCAGATCCTTCACTAGGAGCAACTTATTACTATAATCCAAGAGGCGTTACAGATACATGGATTTTCTCACGTACAACGATTACCAAAATCGGCAAGCACGTATTTGCCAAATAA
- a CDS encoding carbohydrate ABC transporter permease, whose translation MKTSKSIYLFFLPGLFLYAIFFVYPTISALFYSFTDWDGLSSSFQFVGVENYERAFTGDTVFRKTIGNNLKFMLVVVVFQTLVALAFALIVLKNTKTTIFLRALYFFPTILSSVSVAFIWSFIYDPSLGILNQLLELIGLEFLAQNWLGNANIAIYSLAVTQIWFHAGQMLIIFVAGLQAIPEELYEVAKIEGASKWQTFRNVTWPLLAPSATIVVAYTTIQSFKAFDLVFAMTGGGPNNSTEIVATYIFDIAFRSYQFGYASAISVIFMVIIAIITYLQFKVLRSNRISY comes from the coding sequence ATGAAAACTTCGAAATCAATTTACTTATTCTTTTTACCGGGGCTTTTTTTATATGCGATTTTCTTTGTGTATCCGACGATTAGCGCATTGTTTTATTCGTTTACAGATTGGGACGGCTTAAGTTCGAGCTTTCAGTTTGTTGGGGTTGAAAATTATGAACGTGCCTTTACAGGAGATACTGTTTTCCGGAAAACGATTGGCAACAACTTGAAATTCATGTTAGTTGTTGTGGTATTTCAAACGCTTGTCGCCTTAGCTTTTGCGTTAATCGTTTTGAAAAATACAAAGACGACTATTTTCTTACGGGCACTTTACTTTTTCCCGACCATTTTATCGTCTGTCTCAGTCGCTTTTATATGGTCGTTTATTTACGACCCTTCTCTCGGTATATTAAATCAGCTATTAGAGTTAATCGGGTTGGAATTTTTAGCACAAAACTGGCTCGGCAACGCAAATATTGCGATTTACTCTTTAGCCGTTACACAAATATGGTTCCACGCGGGACAAATGCTGATTATTTTTGTTGCTGGCTTGCAAGCCATTCCAGAAGAACTTTACGAAGTGGCGAAAATTGAAGGTGCTTCGAAATGGCAAACGTTTCGCAATGTGACGTGGCCGCTACTCGCACCTTCTGCTACCATCGTTGTTGCGTATACAACCATCCAGTCTTTCAAAGCATTTGATCTAGTGTTCGCGATGACAGGTGGCGGCCCAAATAATTCAACAGAAATTGTCGCCACTTATATTTTTGATATCGCCTTTAGAAGCTATCAATTTGGCTATGCTAGTGCGATTTCAGTTATTTTCATGGTGATTATTGCGATTATTACTTACCTGCAGTTCAAGGTTTTACGCTCTAATCGTATTTCGTATTAA
- a CDS encoding anthranilate synthase component II, whose protein sequence is MILLIDHYDSFTYNIYQAVAAMGVEVEVVRYGVLTLEEIKEKNPQAIILSPGPGHPRELPESIELIQKLHKSVPILGICLGQQLIGAAFGGNVVEAPFIRHGKVSDVSHSHQGLFKNMPLPLPVMRYHSLVLEPETLASCLEVQSKALDDDTIMAVKHKEYPVYGIQFHPESIGTPDGVELMKEFIVQSRQEATQQR, encoded by the coding sequence ATGATTTTATTAATCGATCACTATGACTCATTTACGTATAATATTTATCAAGCGGTCGCAGCAATGGGTGTCGAAGTTGAAGTAGTGCGTTATGGTGTCTTGACGCTTGAAGAGATTAAAGAAAAAAATCCTCAAGCGATTATTCTTTCACCAGGACCAGGTCATCCGCGGGAATTGCCCGAATCGATTGAGCTAATTCAGAAATTACACAAGTCTGTTCCAATTTTGGGGATTTGCCTCGGCCAACAATTAATTGGCGCAGCATTCGGCGGGAACGTTGTCGAAGCACCGTTTATCCGTCACGGTAAAGTGTCGGATGTATCGCATAGTCATCAAGGGCTGTTTAAAAACATGCCTTTGCCGTTACCAGTCATGCGCTACCATTCGCTTGTGTTAGAACCAGAAACATTGGCGAGTTGTTTAGAAGTTCAGTCTAAAGCACTTGATGACGATACGATTATGGCGGTAAAGCATAAAGAATATCCGGTTTATGGGATTCAATTTCATCCGGAATCTATCGGTACGCCAGATGGTGTCGAATTGATGAAAGAATTTATCGTACAAAGTCGTCAAGAAGCAACGCAACAACGATAA
- a CDS encoding carbohydrate ABC transporter permease, which yields MFFRRFSLIIYALLILIPLLIVVLTSLKTIQETFRNPLGWPESGFQFENYSSIFQEQTMAGYFLNSVIVTLFSVSLTLFFASLIGYGITRLNNWIGNLIFILFTLGMMVPAQVSMVPLYSLMLDLNLTNSLLGLILVNIATTLPIAVFILTGFMKTLPKELFEASTIDGAGNWKIYTKVAIPLSLPSLSATAIFLFVMHWNDLLYPLLFITDNAYKTLPLALLEFQGEYSTNYPMLFTGVIIASAPMVIAYVFLQRYFVAGMTAGAIK from the coding sequence TTGTTCTTCCGAAGATTTTCACTCATTATTTATGCCTTGCTAATTTTGATTCCTTTATTAATTGTTGTCTTAACGTCTTTAAAGACCATTCAAGAAACGTTTAGAAATCCTCTTGGTTGGCCAGAATCGGGATTTCAATTTGAAAATTACTCCTCCATTTTTCAAGAACAAACAATGGCTGGTTATTTTTTAAACAGCGTCATTGTGACATTGTTCTCCGTGTCGTTGACATTATTCTTTGCATCGCTAATTGGTTACGGCATTACGCGACTCAACAATTGGATCGGCAATCTAATATTTATTTTATTTACGCTTGGCATGATGGTTCCTGCACAAGTTAGCATGGTGCCCCTTTATTCACTCATGCTGGATTTAAATTTAACTAATAGTTTGTTAGGCCTCATTCTTGTAAACATCGCTACAACTTTACCAATTGCTGTTTTCATTTTAACGGGCTTTATGAAAACTTTGCCGAAAGAGTTATTTGAGGCTTCCACAATTGACGGTGCAGGAAATTGGAAAATCTACACAAAAGTAGCGATTCCGCTGTCATTGCCTTCTTTATCGGCAACAGCCATTTTTTTATTTGTGATGCATTGGAATGATTTGTTGTATCCGTTACTGTTTATTACAGATAATGCATACAAAACCTTACCGCTTGCTTTGTTAGAATTCCAAGGCGAGTACTCCACAAATTACCCAATGCTCTTTACAGGGGTGATTATTGCTTCGGCACCTATGGTTATTGCTTATGTTTTCTTACAACGCTATTTTGTCGCTGGTATGACGGCTGGGGCAATAAAATAA
- the trpE gene encoding anthranilate synthase component I has translation MSKEMKTRKIDGDSLTPIAVFNRLAGERKCLLESSLKTSVTGRYSFIGANPTVGYIGHGQQLRELNFRTGTETLHEGKPLELIKKLMPRYDAEIEGLPFTGGALGYIGYDAIQVYEPVKAPKEDSLQMPDIHLQIYETIVVFDHVKNDVTILSFEDKLDEIEQQLAVPEKSVTTDQQSLQFNSKTSDSFFRKQVEQAKDHIRKGDVFQLVLSQRLSASYKGDAFTLYRKLRKQNPSPYQFFIDFDGYAVVGASPESLLTIRDSHMITNPIAGTRKRGKTENEDNRLAEELAGDEKEQAEHKMLVDLSRNDVGRVAQIGTVDVPKYMVIEKYQHVMHLVSEVTGELDPKMHPLDALVSCLPAGTVSGAPKVRAMQLIQEFEEERRGVYGGAIGYLGFNGNLDVALAIRTFVVKDGMVHVQAGAGIVFDSDPQAEYEETLHKARSLTEVFG, from the coding sequence ATGAGTAAAGAAATGAAGACGAGAAAAATTGATGGGGATTCGTTAACACCTATTGCGGTGTTTAATCGATTAGCAGGAGAACGCAAATGCTTGCTTGAAAGTTCATTAAAGACGAGTGTAACAGGTCGTTATTCGTTTATCGGAGCAAATCCGACAGTGGGTTATATCGGCCACGGACAACAATTGCGAGAACTTAATTTTCGGACAGGTACTGAAACCTTACATGAAGGAAAACCATTAGAGCTCATCAAAAAGTTAATGCCGCGCTATGATGCGGAAATAGAGGGGCTACCTTTTACAGGTGGAGCTCTAGGTTACATTGGGTACGATGCGATTCAAGTTTACGAACCTGTTAAAGCACCAAAAGAAGATAGCCTTCAAATGCCGGATATTCATCTGCAGATTTACGAGACGATTGTAGTATTTGATCATGTGAAAAATGATGTGACCATTTTGTCATTTGAGGATAAGCTAGATGAAATTGAGCAGCAATTAGCTGTTCCAGAAAAGTCAGTGACAACAGACCAACAATCGCTGCAATTCAATTCCAAAACAAGTGATTCTTTTTTCCGCAAACAAGTAGAGCAAGCAAAAGACCACATTCGTAAAGGTGATGTGTTCCAATTGGTTTTGTCGCAGCGTTTGTCTGCAAGTTACAAAGGAGATGCTTTTACGCTGTATCGTAAATTACGCAAGCAAAATCCGTCGCCTTATCAATTTTTCATTGATTTTGATGGCTATGCAGTAGTTGGGGCTTCGCCAGAAAGTTTGTTGACGATACGTGACAGTCATATGATTACCAATCCGATTGCAGGCACGCGCAAACGTGGAAAAACGGAAAATGAAGACAATCGTTTGGCAGAAGAATTGGCTGGTGATGAAAAAGAACAGGCTGAGCATAAAATGCTTGTCGATCTCAGTCGTAATGATGTCGGACGCGTTGCTCAAATTGGGACGGTAGATGTACCAAAGTATATGGTCATTGAAAAGTATCAACATGTCATGCACCTAGTGTCGGAAGTAACAGGAGAACTAGACCCGAAAATGCATCCACTAGACGCATTGGTATCATGTTTACCTGCTGGAACAGTTTCAGGAGCACCTAAAGTTCGTGCTATGCAATTGATACAAGAGTTTGAAGAAGAACGAAGAGGTGTTTACGGTGGGGCAATTGGTTATTTAGGGTTTAATGGCAACCTTGATGTAGCCCTCGCCATTCGGACTTTTGTTGTGAAAGATGGGATGGTTCACGTTCAAGCAGGAGCGGGTATTGTGTTTGACTCGGACCCTCAAGCAGAGTACGAAGAAACGCTTCATAAAGCGCGTTCACTTACGGAGGTGTTCGGATGA
- a CDS encoding dimethylarginine dimethylaminohydrolase family protein — MATTTKESLSAHSQSEYDPLRRVLLCPPRFMEIKDVINDVQKRYKDENIDVDKALDQHNTFVQALIENGVHTDLIEPSEKYPEQVFTRDIGFTIGDTVFISEMASGIRQGEEQELEKWMENYHINFKRLAGHRIEGGDVIIDRDTAFVGVSSRTSKKAIQKLQAELRDFEIVPIAFNEKYLHLDCVFNILSPTEALIFPEALDKATIRMLAERYTLIRVNEKEQFALGTNVLSIGDRKVFSQPQNVQVNKHLTARGFHVIEVDYSEIIKSGGAFRCCTMPLIRS, encoded by the coding sequence ATGGCTACAACGACAAAAGAAAGTTTATCTGCTCACAGCCAAAGTGAATACGATCCGCTTCGACGGGTTTTGTTATGTCCCCCTCGCTTTATGGAAATAAAAGACGTCATCAATGACGTTCAAAAAAGATACAAAGATGAAAATATTGATGTAGACAAAGCATTGGATCAACACAATACATTTGTTCAAGCATTAATCGAAAACGGCGTTCATACAGATCTGATCGAGCCATCAGAGAAGTATCCGGAACAAGTTTTCACACGTGACATTGGCTTTACCATTGGCGACACGGTATTCATTAGTGAAATGGCTTCTGGTATTCGCCAAGGTGAAGAACAAGAGCTCGAAAAGTGGATGGAAAATTATCATATTAATTTCAAGCGATTAGCGGGCCACCGAATTGAAGGGGGCGACGTCATCATTGACCGGGATACGGCCTTTGTTGGAGTTAGTAGTCGAACTTCTAAAAAAGCCATTCAAAAACTGCAAGCTGAGCTGCGCGATTTCGAAATTGTTCCGATTGCTTTTAATGAGAAGTACTTGCACTTGGATTGTGTCTTTAATATTTTATCTCCAACTGAAGCACTAATTTTCCCAGAAGCGCTTGATAAGGCTACCATTCGTATGCTCGCTGAACGATACACGTTAATACGCGTTAATGAAAAAGAACAGTTTGCATTAGGTACTAACGTACTGTCAATTGGCGATCGTAAAGTGTTTAGCCAACCACAAAATGTGCAAGTGAATAAGCATTTGACTGCTCGTGGTTTTCACGTCATCGAAGTCGATTATTCTGAAATCATTAAATCTGGCGGTGCATTCCGTTGCTGCACCATGCCATTAATTCGTTCATAA
- a CDS encoding nucleotide excision repair endonuclease, whose amino-acid sequence MINIQPPKADVTITQRKQEITGDEAVIKPLFGFIDLHDIPRDKGGIIQFFNHSGELLFVGKARKLRQRVKKHFEDSVSPLKNHREEVYRITVSFVEDPMEREIYETYLINAHKARYNVDKVFYKDQE is encoded by the coding sequence ATGATTAATATTCAACCACCAAAAGCTGATGTGACGATTACACAGCGCAAACAAGAAATTACAGGTGACGAAGCTGTCATCAAACCATTATTCGGCTTTATCGATTTGCACGATATTCCACGCGATAAAGGCGGCATTATTCAATTCTTCAACCATAGCGGCGAGCTATTGTTTGTCGGAAAAGCCCGCAAACTACGTCAACGTGTGAAAAAGCATTTTGAAGATTCAGTATCACCATTGAAAAATCACCGTGAAGAAGTTTACCGCATTACGGTTTCTTTCGTTGAAGATCCAATGGAACGCGAAATCTACGAAACGTATTTAATCAACGCTCATAAAGCTAGATACAACGTAGACAAAGTGTTTTACAAAGACCAAGAATAG
- a CDS encoding fructose-1-phosphate kinase produces MTETNAQQLAPKTCSIERLVTNKQDVERVLLGKKVATRRNGRYADVGEIMVLEDKKFLVDRVYQQTLGELTDEIVAGEGYATVEEYKQAILSTHAGMPWLPQMTVWVHEFHLTEE; encoded by the coding sequence ATGACTGAAACAAATGCGCAGCAATTGGCGCCTAAAACATGCAGCATTGAAAGACTGGTAACGAATAAGCAAGACGTAGAAAGAGTGTTGCTCGGTAAAAAAGTAGCCACGCGTCGAAATGGTCGTTATGCAGATGTTGGAGAAATAATGGTGCTTGAAGATAAAAAATTTTTGGTAGACCGTGTATACCAACAAACTCTTGGAGAGTTAACGGATGAAATCGTAGCAGGAGAAGGATACGCGACTGTTGAGGAATATAAGCAAGCGATTTTGTCTACTCATGCAGGTATGCCTTGGTTGCCACAGATGACTGTCTGGGTTCACGAATTTCATTTAACGGAAGAGTAA
- a CDS encoding DUF6509 family protein: MQITDYVFHKINDPTGIMVGDRYEFLLNVEVDEEDELYTEGGLELRVIIAAEEAGARIAHYNFIDKQTRGALEFGLEDEEEEEILAYCSEKLA; the protein is encoded by the coding sequence ATGCAAATTACAGATTACGTATTTCACAAAATCAATGACCCGACGGGTATCATGGTGGGCGATCGCTATGAATTCTTGTTAAACGTTGAAGTGGACGAAGAAGATGAATTATATACGGAAGGCGGCTTAGAACTGCGTGTCATTATCGCGGCAGAAGAAGCTGGAGCCCGTATCGCACATTATAACTTTATCGATAAACAAACAAGAGGCGCGCTTGAATTTGGACTTGAAGACGAGGAAGAAGAAGAAATTCTTGCTTACTGTTCAGAAAAATTAGCGTAA
- a CDS encoding SDR family oxidoreductase: MNVLVIGANGQVGRNIVKELAETNHKATAMVRKEEQIDKLKELGATNVVLGDLEQDFSDAFEGVDAVIFAAGSGPKTGADKTLTIDLWGSVKAAQYAQQKGVKRFVQLGSVGSDNPDAGGEAMKPYLVAKRTADDLLKTTDLDYTIVRPGALSDEEKSGKIEVSLDGFSSLEGRSIPRADVAHVLVDVLDRNNTYHKVFEVLQGDQPASDQLNSL, translated from the coding sequence ATGAACGTATTAGTTATTGGAGCAAACGGTCAAGTCGGCCGCAACATTGTCAAAGAATTAGCTGAAACGAATCACAAAGCAACTGCGATGGTTCGTAAAGAAGAACAAATAGATAAACTAAAAGAGCTTGGTGCTACTAATGTGGTTTTAGGCGATTTAGAGCAAGATTTCAGTGATGCTTTTGAAGGCGTAGATGCTGTGATTTTTGCAGCAGGATCTGGTCCAAAAACAGGCGCTGATAAAACACTTACTATTGATTTATGGGGTTCAGTAAAAGCTGCACAATATGCACAACAAAAAGGGGTAAAACGCTTTGTACAACTAGGTTCGGTTGGATCAGACAACCCAGATGCCGGCGGCGAAGCGATGAAGCCATACCTTGTCGCTAAACGCACAGCAGATGATTTATTGAAAACAACCGATTTAGACTATACCATTGTTCGCCCAGGCGCACTTTCAGATGAAGAAAAGTCTGGCAAGATTGAAGTGTCGCTTGACGGCTTTAGTTCTTTAGAAGGCAGATCTATTCCACGAGCAGACGTGGCCCATGTTCTAGTGGATGTGCTCGATCGCAACAACACGTACCATAAAGTATTTGAAGTGCTGCAAGGTGATCAACCAGCCAGCGATCAACTAAATTCCTTGTAG